From the Lampris incognitus isolate fLamInc1 chromosome 10, fLamInc1.hap2, whole genome shotgun sequence genome, one window contains:
- the vasnb gene encoding vasorin b has protein sequence MKVLLPPLTPFLVFLLLTDDTLSSNCPKDCSCSTPESILCFQRRSSTIPQGIPPATKSLYLFANGIEGLTREDFNGLDSLEMLDLSQNKLTELPERVFEPLSSLNNLDLSSNQITHISEGCFQGMVLLERLYLYSNHIKTIHPAAFNGLEQLLELKLQGNQLTSLPTLSMPQLLLLDLRFNVLPSLGPSDLQTPNLESLKLAGVGLKNLDDELMASLGNLHALDISGNQLETFPPALKEAREMIHLSLAGNPLGPLKLEDLQNLGELQELDISSLSLQGIPEDFPQLFPHIKKLTVAENPFNCLCTLAWFPSWLRTRGITLERTEETRCHFPPIHAGKVLERLEHREFGCPTTTTVTTTVKTSTTVSVPLTTLSSTTRAFVALKPSDMPLDAADDSPLPPVPASPSSSSLDPDMEQWFCPSTTCLNGGTCRLDQRGQVECTCPQGTSGIYCEIRNNHLPPSPEDEVSMAPVTADEPDISSLHVTSTSILLDLHRYIEMRPNIRGIRLTYRNLSGPDRRPVQLSVPASYPEYTLRGLRPNCTYTVCASPLGAPSGMDSVCTEAHTAAQQHSTTGAQVKDKRLTTMLVPALAILLLLVLIAASVGVACYLRRKRAKGNIDLDCEPSQLELEGVKDGLDNGALPQKHPELMIPEPAVQNGNLEYEVLLLQDHCTSNNNMSSHKPSYF, from the coding sequence ATGAAGGTCCTTCTCCCTCCGCTGACGCCGTTCCTCGTCTTCCTTCTCCTAACTGACGACACCCTGTCCAGCAATTGCCCGAAGGACTGCTCCTGTTCCACGCCGGAGTCCATCTTATGTTTCCAGCGACGGTCCTCCACCATTCCCCAGGGAATTCCCCCAGCCACAAAGAGCCTGTACCTGTTTGCCAATGGCATTGAGGGTTTGACTAGAGAGGACTTTAATGGTCTGGATAGCCTGGAGATGCTGGACCTCAGTCAGAACAAACTGACTGAGCTTCCTGAGAGGGTGTTTGAACCTTTATCCTCTCTGAACAACCTGGACTTGTCGTCGAACCAGATCACTCATATTTCTGAGGGATGCTTCCAGGGTATGGTACTGCTGGAGCGTCTCTATCTGTACAGTAACCACATCAAGACTATCCATCCTGCAGCCTTCAATGGCTTGGAGCAGCTACTCGAGCTAAAACTGCAGGGGAACCAGCTCACATCTCTCCCTACTCTCTCCATGCCCCAACTGCTACTTCTAGACCTTCGCTTTAATGTGCTCCCCTCCCTGGGTCCTTCAGATCTCCAAACCCCCAACCTTGAGTCCCTGAAGCTAGCTGGGGTGGGGCTCAAAAACCTGGATGACGAGTTGATGGCTAGTCTGGGGAACCTGCATGCGCTGGACATATCAGGAAACCAGCTGGAGACATTCCCTCCAGCACTGAAAGAGGCAAGGGAGATGATCCATCTCAGCCTGGCTGGGAATCCTTTAGGTCCTCTGAAGCTAGAAGACCTgcagaacttgggggagcttcagGAGTTGGACATTAGCAGCCTCAGTCTGCAAGGCATCCCTGAGGATTTCCCCCAGCTTTTCCCTCACATTAAGAAGCTGACTGTGGCTGAAAATCCCTTCAACTGCCTTTGCACCCTCGCCTGGTTCCCTAGCTGGCTGAGAACTAGGGGCATTACCCTGGAGCGGACTGAGGAGACTCGTTGCCACTTCCCACCTATCCATGCTGGAAAGGTTCTGGAGAGGCTGGAACACAGGGAATTCGGTTGCCCTACCACAACCACAGTTACCACCACAGTCAAGACCAGCACTACTGTGTCTGTCCCACTCACCACACTCTCAAGCACAACTAGGGCTTTTGTAGCACTTAAGCCTAGTGACATGCCGTTGGATGCCGCAGATGACTCTCCCTTGCCCCCTGTCCCTGCTTCTCCCAGTAGTAGTAGCCTGGACCCGGATATGGAGCAATGGTTTTGTCCTTCTACCACCTGCCTGAATGGGGGTACTTGTCGATTGGACCAGCGGGGTCAGGTGGAGTGTACCTGCCCACAAGGCACCTCTGGAATCTACTGTGAGATCCGTAATAATCATCTACCCCCATCACCTGAAGATGAGGTGTCCATGGCTCCTGTCACTGCAGATGAGCCAGACATCAGCTCACTTCATGTGACCTCTACCTCCATCCTGCTGGACCTTCACCGCTACATTGAAATGCGGCCCAACATCCGTGGAATACGTCTCACCTATCGTAATCTATCTGGGCCTGACCGCAGGCCGGTGCAGCTCAGTGTGCCTGCATCCTACCCAGAGTATACACTTAGAGGCCTGAGGCCTAACTGCACCTACACTGTGTGCGCCAGTCCACTAGGTGCACCTAGTGGTATGGACAGTGTCTGCACTGAGGCCCATACAGCTGCTCAGCAGCATAGCAccacaggggcacaggtaaaggacAAGAGGCTCACCACTATGCTCGTGCCCGCCCTGGCCATCTTGCTGCTTTTGGTCCTGATAGCAGCCTCAGTGGGGGTTGCGTGTTACCTTCGAAGGAAGAGAGCCAAGGGCAACATCGACCTAGACTGTGAGCCCTCCCAGCTGGAGCTTGAGGGAGTTAAGGATGGTTTAGACAATGGAGCATTGCCTCAAAAGCACCCAGAACTCATGATCCCTGAGCCTGCTGTGCAGAATGGCAATCTTGAGTATGAGGTGTTGCTACTACAGGATCACTGTACATCAAACAACAACATGTCTTCTCACAAGCCCTCCTACTTCTGA